The proteins below come from a single Natrinema sp. SYSU A 869 genomic window:
- a CDS encoding tRNA-binding protein, translating into MVESPFNTNIEVGEVINAESFPEAEKPEMTKLWIDLGDEEIQSAGQLDYHYDADELVGRQVLCATNLGSVRIAGFKSEALTVGVPSEEGYPVLVSPDEAVPLGGPLY; encoded by the coding sequence ATGGTCGAGAGTCCGTTCAACACCAACATCGAGGTCGGTGAAGTGATCAACGCCGAATCGTTCCCTGAAGCCGAGAAGCCGGAGATGACGAAACTCTGGATCGACCTCGGCGACGAGGAGATCCAGTCCGCTGGCCAACTCGATTACCACTACGACGCCGACGAACTCGTCGGTCGGCAGGTACTCTGTGCGACGAACCTGGGTTCAGTACGGATCGCCGGGTTCAAATCCGAGGCACTGACGGTCGGTGTCCCCAGCGAGGAGGGGTATCCCGTACTGGTATCGCCGGATGAGGCGGTCCCATTGGGTGGCCCGCTGTACTAA
- the mutS gene encoding DNA mismatch repair protein MutS: protein MTEATGIVGEFFSLKEETDADLLAMQCGDFYEFFGEDAETVSDELDLKVSQKSSHGSSYPMAGVPLDDLTPYLKAVVERGYRVAVADQYETDSGHAREIVRVVTPGTLLETSDADAQYLAAVVDGGIAGGSSDGESEYGLAFADVTTGRFLVADAADDDDALTELYRFDPVEVLPGPDARTDDELLNNIRERVDATLTLHETESFAPKRADHTVREQFGTETVDRLSVGEPTIAAAGAILSYVEETGAGVLASMTRIQAHHGDDHVTMDATTQRNLELTETMQGERDGSLFATIDHTKTSAGGRLLKEWLQRPRRSLATLEERQESVAALSTAALARDEIQDGLGEAYDLARLASKATHGSADARDLLAVGETLSVLPALAETIESNPDLADSPLSEIVDRPDLDAARELWGTLEDAIAEDPPSTVTQGELLQRGYDDELDEVIERHEAVMEWLDALDEREKGQYGLSHVTVDRNKTDGYYIQVGKSAADGVPDHYEEIKTLKNSKRFTTDELEEKEREILRLEERRGDLEYDLFEDLRDEVAARAELLQDVGRALATVDALASLATHAAENRWVQPELHRGDRLTIEQGRHPVVEQTTEFVPNDVRMGPAAGAASQERASGRTDGDRGFLVVTGPNMSGKSTYMRQVACIVLLAQVGSFVPAKEAEIGLVDGIFTRVGALDELAQGRSTFMVEMSELSNILHTATEESLVILDEVGRGTATYDGISIAWAATEYLHNEVKAKTLFATHYHELTGLAENLPRVANVHVAADERDGEVTFLRTVRDGPTDRSYGIHVADLAGVPDPVVDRSRDVLERLREEKAIEAKGGASSEPVQATFDLGSGTMQTQGTEQGQSQAQSTSTDGGPTETESDGQAIDPETEAVLEDFESIDVNTTPPIELVSKVQKLQERLEE, encoded by the coding sequence ATGACCGAGGCGACGGGTATCGTCGGAGAGTTCTTCTCCCTGAAAGAGGAAACCGACGCCGACTTACTGGCGATGCAGTGTGGTGATTTCTACGAGTTCTTCGGCGAGGACGCCGAGACCGTCAGCGACGAACTCGATCTCAAAGTCTCACAGAAGTCCTCACACGGCTCGTCCTACCCCATGGCTGGCGTGCCGCTCGACGATCTGACGCCCTATCTCAAGGCCGTCGTCGAACGCGGCTACCGAGTCGCCGTCGCCGACCAGTACGAGACCGACTCCGGTCACGCGCGGGAGATCGTCCGCGTCGTGACACCCGGAACGCTCCTCGAGACCAGTGACGCCGACGCCCAGTACCTCGCGGCGGTCGTCGACGGTGGGATCGCCGGCGGCTCGAGCGACGGTGAATCCGAGTATGGGCTGGCCTTCGCCGACGTGACGACTGGCCGGTTTCTTGTCGCGGATGCCGCGGACGACGACGACGCGCTGACGGAACTCTACCGGTTCGATCCGGTCGAAGTCCTGCCGGGGCCTGACGCGCGGACCGACGACGAACTGCTGAACAACATCCGTGAACGGGTCGACGCCACGCTCACCCTCCACGAGACCGAATCGTTCGCGCCCAAGCGCGCTGACCACACCGTGCGCGAGCAGTTCGGCACCGAGACCGTCGACCGGCTGTCGGTCGGGGAGCCGACCATCGCAGCGGCCGGCGCGATCCTCTCGTACGTCGAGGAAACCGGCGCAGGCGTGCTCGCCTCGATGACCCGCATTCAGGCCCACCACGGCGACGATCACGTCACGATGGACGCGACCACCCAGCGCAACCTCGAGTTGACCGAGACGATGCAGGGCGAGCGCGACGGCTCGCTGTTCGCGACAATCGATCACACCAAGACCAGCGCTGGCGGCCGCCTGTTGAAGGAGTGGCTCCAGCGCCCGCGGCGCTCGCTCGCAACACTCGAGGAACGTCAGGAGAGCGTCGCTGCGCTCTCGACGGCGGCGCTCGCCCGTGACGAGATCCAGGACGGACTCGGCGAGGCCTATGACCTGGCGCGACTCGCCTCGAAGGCGACCCACGGCAGCGCGGACGCGCGGGACCTGCTCGCGGTCGGGGAGACGCTTTCGGTGCTGCCCGCGCTGGCCGAGACGATCGAATCGAATCCGGATCTGGCTGACTCGCCGCTCTCGGAGATCGTCGACCGGCCGGATTTGGACGCCGCTCGGGAACTCTGGGGGACCCTCGAGGACGCGATCGCTGAGGATCCGCCATCGACGGTAACGCAGGGGGAGCTCCTCCAGCGGGGGTACGACGACGAACTCGACGAGGTGATCGAGCGCCACGAAGCAGTCATGGAGTGGCTCGACGCCCTCGACGAACGCGAGAAGGGCCAGTATGGCCTCTCTCACGTGACGGTCGACCGGAACAAGACCGACGGCTACTACATTCAGGTTGGCAAGTCCGCGGCCGACGGCGTTCCCGACCACTACGAGGAGATCAAGACGCTCAAGAACTCCAAACGGTTCACCACCGACGAACTCGAGGAGAAGGAACGCGAAATTCTACGCCTCGAGGAACGGCGCGGCGACCTCGAGTACGACCTCTTCGAGGACCTCCGCGACGAAGTCGCCGCGCGGGCCGAACTGCTCCAGGACGTGGGGCGGGCGCTGGCGACGGTCGACGCGCTCGCGAGTCTGGCGACCCACGCGGCCGAAAATCGCTGGGTCCAGCCCGAACTGCATCGGGGCGATCGGCTCACGATCGAGCAGGGTCGCCATCCAGTCGTCGAGCAGACGACGGAGTTTGTACCCAACGACGTACGGATGGGGCCGGCGGCTGGAGCCGCCAGCCAAGAACGCGCCAGCGGACGCACAGACGGGGATCGCGGCTTCCTCGTGGTCACCGGTCCCAACATGTCCGGGAAGTCGACGTATATGCGACAGGTCGCCTGTATCGTCCTGTTAGCTCAGGTTGGCAGTTTCGTCCCCGCAAAGGAGGCTGAGATCGGGCTGGTCGACGGCATCTTCACCCGCGTCGGCGCGCTGGACGAACTCGCACAGGGGCGCTCGACGTTCATGGTCGAGATGAGCGAGCTCTCGAACATCCTCCACACCGCGACCGAGGAGTCGCTGGTCATCTTGGACGAGGTGGGCCGTGGGACGGCGACCTACGACGGGATTTCAATTGCCTGGGCCGCGACCGAGTATCTCCACAACGAAGTCAAGGCGAAGACGCTCTTTGCGACTCACTACCACGAACTGACTGGACTCGCGGAGAACCTCCCGCGCGTCGCCAACGTCCACGTCGCGGCGGACGAACGCGACGGCGAGGTGACGTTCCTCCGGACGGTTCGCGACGGCCCGACGGATCGCTCCTACGGGATCCACGTCGCCGACCTCGCTGGCGTCCCCGATCCCGTCGTCGACCGCTCGAGAGACGTCTTAGAGCGCCTGCGCGAGGAGAAAGCCATCGAGGCGAAGGGCGGGGCCTCGAGCGAGCCCGTTCAGGCCACGTTCGATCTGGGCAGCGGGACGATGCAGACGCAGGGAACGGAACAGGGACAGTCCCAGGCCCAGTCGACGTCGACCGATGGTGGTCCGACAGAGACCGAATCGGACGGGCAGGCGATCGATCCCGAGACCGAGGCCGTCCTCGAGGATTTCGAGTCGATCGACGTGAATACGACGCCGCCGATCGAACTCGTCTCGAAAGTCCAGAAGCTACAGGAGCGACTCGAGGAGTAA
- a CDS encoding DUF5806 family protein: protein MSDETTTTNDGSASKYAGNPDGKRFTKIRGAEYDRVNEFLKDRTAFTAREWAIARACQDFRTPTGVPMQTVGENLPDLIPFMDDTYSGQSVSSAKHRFDEKVQKAANTTMYGALSGFYTADELDAILYEAVETAKLLIETEGGTIDLETEQRVETQLAEYMNEVRATSQAVSAELAAESDTDESESEERGAEASETQEREAEANEPQDRESEASED, encoded by the coding sequence ATGTCCGACGAAACCACCACTACGAACGACGGATCGGCGAGCAAGTACGCCGGCAATCCGGACGGCAAGCGATTTACGAAGATCCGCGGGGCCGAGTACGACCGCGTCAACGAGTTCCTCAAAGACAGGACCGCGTTCACCGCGCGCGAGTGGGCGATCGCCCGCGCCTGTCAGGATTTCCGCACCCCGACGGGCGTACCGATGCAAACGGTCGGCGAGAATCTCCCTGATCTGATCCCGTTTATGGATGACACGTACTCGGGGCAGTCCGTCAGCAGTGCGAAGCATCGGTTCGATGAGAAGGTACAGAAGGCGGCGAACACGACGATGTACGGCGCACTCTCCGGGTTTTACACGGCCGACGAACTCGATGCGATCCTCTACGAAGCCGTCGAGACCGCGAAGCTCCTGATCGAAACCGAGGGCGGCACGATCGACCTCGAGACCGAACAGCGCGTCGAGACTCAACTCGCCGAGTACATGAACGAGGTTCGCGCGACGAGCCAAGCGGTCTCGGCTGAACTCGCCGCCGAGAGTGACACTGACGAGAGCGAGTCCGAAGAACGCGGGGCCGAAGCGAGCGAAACCCAAGAACGCGAGGCCGAAGCGAACGAGCCCCAAGACCGCGAGTCTGAAGCGAGCGAGGACTGA
- a CDS encoding YihY/virulence factor BrkB family protein: MVIVDEHNVTFMAGSIAHAAFLSLLPLLLLLFIVAGAVGNEYLTEQIVAVARDHLSPAGQGLVYEALTHASKRAGASLIGIVSLLWGMLRIFRGLNTAFDELYGEGERSVLGKFVDGIVVFLAIVIATTGVSFATATLAIVAHPAVVAVTPLVLFCGLVVAFFPMYYVFPEPDVSAREALPGSLIAAAGWVILEALFGIYADLVNTVGTFDTFGAVILLLIWLYGTAFVLLVGVAVNVVIGEYHPEAGPADSNERESTESVHG, encoded by the coding sequence GTGGTCATCGTCGATGAGCACAACGTGACGTTCATGGCGGGGAGCATCGCCCACGCCGCGTTCCTCTCCCTGCTACCGCTCTTGCTCCTTCTCTTTATCGTCGCCGGTGCAGTCGGCAACGAGTACCTGACCGAGCAGATCGTCGCGGTAGCTCGAGACCACCTCAGTCCCGCCGGCCAGGGGCTCGTCTACGAGGCGTTGACCCACGCGTCCAAGCGGGCCGGGGCGTCGCTCATCGGTATCGTTTCACTGCTATGGGGCATGCTGCGCATTTTTCGAGGGTTGAACACTGCATTCGACGAACTGTACGGCGAGGGAGAGCGCTCCGTTTTGGGCAAGTTCGTCGACGGCATCGTGGTCTTTCTCGCCATCGTGATCGCCACCACCGGTGTCAGTTTCGCGACGGCGACACTGGCAATAGTGGCCCATCCCGCCGTCGTCGCGGTGACTCCGCTCGTCCTGTTCTGTGGGCTAGTCGTCGCGTTCTTCCCCATGTACTACGTCTTCCCGGAACCGGACGTCTCGGCTCGGGAGGCCCTGCCCGGGTCCCTCATCGCCGCCGCGGGCTGGGTCATCCTCGAGGCGCTGTTCGGGATTTACGCGGACCTCGTGAACACCGTTGGGACGTTCGACACGTTTGGTGCGGTCATCCTCCTGCTCATCTGGCTCTACGGCACTGCGTTCGTCCTTCTGGTCGGCGTGGCGGTGAACGTCGTGATCGGGGAGTACCACCCCGAAGCAGGCCCCGCAGACAGCAACGAACGGGAATCGACCGAATCCGTTCACGGGTAG
- a CDS encoding glucose 1-dehydrogenase yields the protein MHEADFDVAGQTAIVTGASQGIGQAIAETLAANGANVAICSRSIDRVGPVAEGINEAEDAGDAIAVECNVREREQVQTFVDETVEEFGDVDILVNNAGGEFVAPFEDISENGWKTIVDLNLNSTVHCTQLAGEVMREGSGGVIINLSSVNGQHAAPGESHYGASKAAIIRLTETLAVEWAEDGIRVNCIAPGLIQTPGVAETLGIDSEDMPPREETDRRIGHAEEIADAVQFLSSPAASFMNGETITVKGVPRAGNSMSQDLGLED from the coding sequence ATGCACGAAGCAGACTTCGACGTCGCGGGGCAGACCGCGATCGTCACCGGCGCGAGCCAGGGAATCGGACAGGCGATCGCGGAGACGCTCGCAGCGAACGGCGCGAACGTCGCGATCTGTTCGCGGTCGATAGATCGCGTCGGTCCGGTCGCCGAGGGGATCAACGAGGCCGAAGACGCGGGTGACGCCATCGCCGTCGAGTGCAACGTCCGCGAGCGCGAGCAGGTCCAGACTTTCGTCGACGAGACGGTCGAGGAGTTCGGCGACGTCGATATCCTCGTCAATAACGCCGGCGGGGAGTTCGTCGCACCGTTCGAGGACATCTCCGAAAACGGCTGGAAGACCATCGTCGATCTGAACCTCAACAGCACCGTTCACTGCACGCAACTCGCCGGCGAGGTCATGCGCGAGGGGTCGGGCGGCGTCATCATCAACCTCTCGAGCGTGAACGGCCAGCACGCCGCGCCCGGCGAGAGCCACTACGGCGCGTCGAAGGCGGCGATCATCCGCCTGACCGAAACGCTGGCCGTCGAGTGGGCCGAGGACGGTATCCGCGTCAACTGCATCGCACCCGGCCTGATTCAGACGCCCGGCGTCGCGGAGACGCTGGGCATCGACAGCGAGGACATGCCGCCCCGTGAGGAGACCGACCGACGCATCGGCCACGCCGAGGAGATCGCCGACGCCGTCCAGTTCCTCTCGAGTCCCGCCGCCTCGTTCATGAACGGCGAGACGATCACCGTCAAGGGCGTGCCCCGCGCCGGCAACTCGATGTCGCAGGATCTCGGCCTCGAGGACTGA
- the mutL gene encoding DNA mismatch repair endonuclease MutL → MTTERQPRDDTEIHQLDEDTVARIAAGEVVERPASAVKELVENSLDADADSVDVTVEDGGTELIRVADDGQGMSEADVSAAVREHTTSKIDGLEDLESGVTTLGFRGEALHTIGSVSRMIIRSRPRGGDGAGTELVYEGGDVVSVEPTGCPAGTTVEIEDLFYNTPARRKFLKTTATEFAHVNRVVTRYALANPDVAVTLTHDGREVFSTTGQGDLQAAVLAVYGREVASAMIPVEADSDELPPGPLESVSGLVSHPETNRSSRDYLATYVNGRAVTADAVREGIMGAYGTQLGGDRYPFVTLFLAVPGDAVDVNVHPRKREVRFDDDDAVRRQVDAAVESALLEHGLLRSRAPRGRSAPGEARVDPGDRGTESQSSGETGRESPTLESSVEASTADDPNDSGNEPAAPDAGSQTGDRSSTGESANASSGTDSSGSDPAVDERSASPESRSSRPDEPSTNATVSSAKAEPKTDSDVAADSTATPADSSRSDPERDPDSTADRDHGPGHKFDAATEQRTLSGEAATGEETEFDSLPALRVLGQLRDTYLVCETPDGLVLIDQHAADERVNYERLQEAFADDPTAQALADAVELELTAAEAEAFDHYSEALSRLGFYADRVDDRTVAVTTVPAVLEETLEPERLRDVLASFVEGDREAGAETVDALADEFLGDLACYPSITGNTSLTEGSVVDLLAALDDCENPYSCPHGRPVVVQFDEGEIEDRFERDYPGHGG, encoded by the coding sequence ATGACGACGGAACGGCAACCCCGAGACGACACCGAAATCCACCAGTTAGACGAGGACACCGTCGCGCGCATCGCCGCCGGCGAGGTCGTCGAGCGACCCGCGAGCGCGGTGAAGGAACTCGTCGAGAACAGCTTAGACGCCGACGCCGACAGCGTCGACGTCACCGTTGAGGACGGCGGCACGGAGCTGATTCGCGTCGCCGACGACGGGCAGGGTATGTCCGAGGCGGACGTCAGCGCGGCCGTCCGCGAGCACACGACCAGCAAGATCGATGGGCTCGAGGACTTGGAGTCCGGCGTCACCACGCTGGGATTCCGCGGCGAGGCGCTGCACACCATCGGCTCGGTGTCGCGGATGATTATCCGCTCGCGGCCCCGCGGTGGGGACGGCGCGGGGACGGAACTCGTCTACGAGGGCGGCGACGTCGTCTCAGTTGAGCCGACGGGCTGTCCGGCGGGGACGACTGTCGAAATCGAGGACCTGTTCTACAACACGCCCGCCCGCCGGAAATTCCTCAAGACGACCGCGACGGAGTTCGCCCACGTCAACCGCGTCGTCACCCGCTACGCCCTCGCGAACCCGGACGTGGCGGTCACGCTGACCCACGACGGCCGCGAGGTGTTTTCGACGACGGGTCAGGGCGACCTGCAGGCCGCCGTTCTGGCAGTCTATGGCCGCGAGGTCGCCTCGGCGATGATCCCCGTCGAGGCCGACAGCGACGAACTCCCGCCCGGCCCGCTCGAGTCCGTCTCAGGACTGGTCTCCCATCCCGAAACGAACCGCTCGAGTCGGGACTACCTCGCGACATACGTCAACGGTCGCGCCGTGACCGCCGACGCCGTTCGCGAGGGGATCATGGGTGCCTACGGCACGCAACTGGGCGGCGACCGCTACCCCTTTGTCACCCTCTTCCTCGCGGTGCCCGGCGACGCGGTCGACGTGAACGTTCACCCCCGCAAGCGAGAGGTGCGCTTCGACGATGACGACGCGGTCCGCCGGCAGGTTGACGCCGCGGTCGAGAGCGCCCTGCTCGAGCACGGCCTCCTTCGATCCCGCGCGCCCCGTGGCCGGTCGGCACCGGGCGAGGCGCGAGTCGATCCCGGGGATCGCGGGACCGAGAGCCAGTCGTCCGGAGAGACCGGCAGGGAGTCCCCGACCCTCGAAAGTAGTGTTGAGGCGTCGACCGCTGACGACCCAAACGACAGCGGAAACGAACCGGCGGCCCCGGATGCGGGGTCCCAAACGGGCGACCGGTCATCGACCGGTGAGTCCGCGAACGCAAGTTCTGGAACCGACTCGAGCGGCTCGGACCCTGCTGTCGACGAGCGATCCGCGAGCCCGGAATCTCGCTCGAGTCGCCCGGACGAACCGTCGACGAACGCGACCGTGTCCAGCGCCAAGGCGGAACCGAAGACGGACAGTGATGTCGCAGCCGATTCGACGGCGACGCCCGCCGACTCGAGTCGGTCCGATCCGGAACGGGACCCCGACTCGACTGCGGATCGCGACCACGGTCCCGGACACAAGTTCGACGCCGCGACCGAACAGCGGACGCTGTCCGGTGAGGCCGCGACGGGCGAGGAAACCGAGTTCGACTCGCTGCCTGCCCTGCGGGTGCTCGGCCAGCTCCGCGACACCTATCTGGTCTGTGAGACCCCCGACGGGCTCGTCTTGATCGACCAGCACGCCGCCGACGAGCGGGTCAACTATGAGCGCCTGCAGGAGGCGTTCGCGGACGACCCGACCGCACAGGCGCTCGCTGACGCCGTCGAACTCGAGTTGACCGCGGCCGAAGCGGAGGCCTTCGACCACTACAGCGAGGCCCTCTCACGACTCGGCTTCTATGCCGACCGCGTTGACGACCGGACCGTCGCGGTGACGACCGTGCCCGCAGTGCTCGAGGAGACGCTCGAGCCCGAACGGTTGCGAGACGTGCTCGCCTCCTTCGTCGAGGGTGACCGCGAGGCCGGTGCTGAGACCGTCGACGCGCTGGCCGACGAGTTCCTCGGGGATCTGGCCTGTTATCCGTCGATCACCGGGAACACGTCGCTGACGGAGGGATCGGTTGTCGACCTGCTGGCGGCGTTAGACGACTGCGAAAACCCCTACTCCTGTCCACACGGGCGGCCGGTAGTCGTCCAGTTCGATGAGGGTGAGATCGAGGATCGGTTCGAGCGGGATTATCCCGGTCACGGCGGGTAG
- a CDS encoding MFS transporter has protein sequence MRLWRDPLRRRWVLWAVMGVLFLLVNVNRLSTAVLSEDLMAAFGTTGAQLGTLHAVFFWVYAVMQIPSGILADRIGPRLTATVGAAVMNVGVIGFAIADSYLTATLARGLVGLGGSVIFVCILRFCANWYRDDEFATMSGATFAVAGFGGVFATTPLAVAVAAFGWRSTIGALGVVGLAIAIVMFALVRDSPVDAGFDRIEGVPGQEILTNAQLEGHLSSVLGDRWLWVVSVMLFCSTGVNITLFGLWGVPYVVQTYDVSVTRASTLTLLGGVGLMIGPPAVGWLSDRLDSRIELMVAGGACYVCCLALIAVVGNPPLPVVGAVFLLAGIMLGAFVLGYSVIQERHPSSASGISTGTANAAAFFGAAILPTLMGRALDAYWTGDLVGGVRVYSETGYRIAFGIATVAGVIAFGCTVWLYRRDCAAAPDPDGPSLEGASSE, from the coding sequence ATGCGACTTTGGCGTGATCCGCTCCGGCGGCGATGGGTCCTGTGGGCGGTGATGGGGGTCCTCTTCCTGCTGGTTAACGTCAACCGCCTCTCAACAGCGGTCCTCTCCGAGGACCTCATGGCGGCGTTCGGGACGACCGGCGCACAACTCGGCACGCTACACGCCGTCTTCTTCTGGGTCTATGCAGTGATGCAGATCCCGTCGGGCATCCTTGCCGATCGGATCGGCCCCCGACTAACGGCCACAGTCGGTGCGGCGGTGATGAACGTCGGCGTCATCGGCTTCGCGATCGCGGACAGCTACCTTACAGCGACGCTTGCACGCGGGCTGGTCGGCCTCGGCGGGAGCGTGATCTTCGTCTGTATCCTCCGCTTCTGTGCCAACTGGTACCGTGACGACGAGTTCGCGACGATGAGCGGTGCGACCTTCGCCGTCGCTGGGTTCGGCGGCGTCTTCGCTACGACGCCGCTCGCGGTCGCAGTCGCGGCATTCGGTTGGCGATCGACGATCGGCGCGCTCGGCGTCGTCGGCCTCGCGATAGCCATCGTCATGTTCGCGCTCGTCCGGGACTCCCCTGTCGACGCCGGGTTCGACCGCATCGAGGGCGTGCCGGGACAGGAGATCCTCACGAACGCCCAGCTGGAAGGACACCTCTCGAGCGTCCTCGGGGATCGCTGGCTCTGGGTCGTCAGCGTCATGCTGTTCTGTTCGACCGGGGTGAACATCACGCTCTTCGGCCTGTGGGGCGTGCCCTACGTCGTCCAGACCTACGACGTCTCGGTGACCAGAGCCTCGACGCTGACCTTGCTGGGTGGCGTCGGCCTGATGATCGGCCCGCCCGCGGTCGGCTGGCTGTCGGACCGACTCGACAGTCGGATCGAGCTGATGGTCGCCGGCGGCGCGTGTTACGTCTGCTGTCTCGCCCTGATCGCGGTTGTCGGGAACCCGCCGCTGCCGGTCGTCGGCGCGGTGTTCCTGCTGGCCGGGATCATGCTCGGGGCGTTCGTTCTGGGCTACTCGGTCATCCAGGAACGCCACCCCAGCAGCGCGAGCGGGATCTCGACTGGGACGGCCAACGCCGCGGCCTTCTTCGGCGCAGCGATCCTCCCGACCCTGATGGGCCGAGCTCTGGACGCCTACTGGACCGGCGACCTCGTCGGCGGCGTCCGGGTGTACTCGGAGACCGGCTATCGGATCGCGTTCGGTATCGCCACCGTCGCCGGCGTGATCGCCTTTGGCTGTACCGTCTGGCTCTACAGACGCGATTGTGCGGCGGCTCCGGATCCGGACGGGCCGAGCCTCGAGGGCGCGAGCAGCGAGTAA
- the rtcA gene encoding RNA 3'-terminal phosphate cyclase, whose translation MTPPRELDGSSAGGQFLRTALALSILENEPVRLENVRGDRSTPGLRNQHLAVLETMAELCDANMSGAELGAETVEFDPGNPTGGEYAVDIGTAGSATLLCNALLPLATVLESPLSVTVTGGTDVAWSPPLDYFRYVKLPIVRRFGIEATCEVDRRGFYPDGGGEVTLQLEPSRPERIEIVEQGPLEGLRLYSIESESLADRDVAERQAEGALERLDRELALELMERSEITAESPSPGSALVLRIDHGTGIAGFSALGERGKPAERVGEDAADATNRFLEGTAPVDRHMADQLLMFLALAGGRVRVPAVTEHVETRCELLEAFGVRVDLEAGSETTVVSVASPLRSGE comes from the coding sequence ATGACGCCCCCTCGCGAACTCGACGGCTCAAGCGCCGGCGGGCAATTTCTTCGGACCGCGCTCGCGCTGTCGATCCTCGAGAACGAACCGGTCCGGCTGGAGAATGTCCGTGGCGATCGATCGACGCCCGGGCTCCGCAATCAGCATTTGGCGGTCCTCGAGACGATGGCGGAGCTCTGCGACGCCAACATGTCGGGTGCCGAACTAGGTGCGGAGACTGTCGAATTCGACCCAGGGAACCCGACGGGCGGAGAGTACGCCGTTGACATTGGAACTGCCGGCAGCGCGACGCTGCTGTGCAACGCCTTGCTACCGCTGGCGACGGTCCTCGAGTCCCCGCTGTCGGTGACGGTCACCGGCGGGACGGACGTGGCGTGGTCGCCGCCGCTGGACTACTTCCGCTACGTGAAGCTCCCGATTGTCCGCCGATTCGGCATCGAGGCGACTTGCGAGGTCGATCGTCGCGGATTCTATCCCGACGGCGGTGGCGAGGTTACACTTCAGCTTGAGCCCTCGCGTCCCGAGCGGATCGAGATCGTCGAACAGGGACCGCTCGAGGGACTCCGACTCTACTCGATCGAATCGGAGTCGCTGGCGGATCGCGACGTCGCCGAACGGCAGGCCGAAGGGGCACTCGAGCGGCTGGATCGGGAGCTGGCGCTCGAACTCATGGAGCGCAGCGAAATCACGGCAGAAAGCCCCTCTCCGGGCTCCGCGCTGGTGCTTCGCATCGATCACGGAACCGGCATCGCCGGCTTCTCCGCCCTCGGCGAGCGCGGCAAGCCCGCGGAGCGCGTCGGCGAAGACGCCGCGGACGCCACGAACCGATTCCTTGAGGGAACGGCCCCGGTCGACCGGCACATGGCCGACCAGTTGCTCATGTTCCTCGCGCTCGCTGGCGGCCGGGTTCGCGTGCCGGCCGTGACTGAGCACGTCGAAACGCGGTGTGAACTGCTCGAGGCGTTCGGAGTCAGGGTGGATCTCGAGGCCGGCAGCGAGACGACGGTCGTCTCGGTCGCGTCACCGCTCCGCAGTGGCGAGTAG
- the kdgK1 gene encoding bifunctional 2-dehydro-3-deoxygluconokinase/2-dehydro-3-deoxygalactonokinase — translation MLRLSPPDSERLENADEFEVRAAGAESNVAIAANRLGASATWMSKVPETALGRRVVGELRGHGIETDIVWSHRGRQGTYYLEHAGKPRGTNVIYDRDNTAVATAEAREFNIDRIQDAKVFFTTGITPALSSTLRDTTLNLLKAARKGGTTTAFDFNYRRKLWSPDEAKETLTKLFPGIDVLIIAARDARTVLGFEGDPRQLAHKLGSQYEFTTVVVTRGSEGAVGWHDSVVHGHDAYETETIDPIGTGDAFSGAFIARRLDGDDVPTALEYAAATASLKRTIPGDVALVTADEVESVVKNQGEDISR, via the coding sequence ATGCTCCGGCTGTCGCCGCCGGACAGCGAACGCCTCGAGAACGCCGACGAGTTCGAGGTACGGGCCGCCGGGGCCGAAAGCAACGTCGCAATCGCAGCGAATCGACTGGGCGCGTCGGCGACCTGGATGTCAAAAGTGCCCGAGACGGCGCTCGGACGGCGGGTCGTTGGCGAACTCCGCGGACACGGCATCGAGACTGACATCGTCTGGAGCCACCGCGGCCGTCAGGGAACCTACTACCTCGAGCACGCGGGCAAACCCCGCGGGACGAACGTGATCTACGACCGGGACAACACCGCCGTCGCGACGGCGGAGGCCCGCGAGTTCAATATCGACCGGATTCAGGACGCGAAGGTCTTCTTTACGACTGGGATCACGCCTGCGCTCTCCTCGACGCTCCGGGACACGACATTGAACCTGCTCAAAGCAGCCCGCAAGGGCGGGACGACGACCGCCTTCGACTTCAACTACCGGCGCAAGCTTTGGTCACCCGACGAGGCCAAGGAGACGCTGACGAAACTGTTCCCCGGTATCGACGTCCTCATCATTGCCGCCCGCGACGCGCGAACGGTCCTCGGATTCGAGGGCGACCCGCGACAGCTCGCACACAAGCTCGGCTCGCAGTACGAGTTCACGACCGTCGTCGTCACCCGCGGCTCGGAAGGTGCGGTCGGCTGGCACGATAGCGTCGTCCACGGCCATGACGCCTACGAGACCGAGACCATCGATCCGATTGGCACCGGCGACGCCTTCTCCGGCGCGTTCATCGCTCGCCGACTCGACGGCGACGACGTGCCGACCGCCCTCGAGTACGCCGCGGCGACCGCATCGCTCAAGCGGACGATCCCCGGCGACGTCGCGCTCGTCACCGCGGACGAGGTCGAGAGCGTCGTCAAAAACCAGGGCGAGGATATTTCGCGGTAG